One window from the genome of Leptotrichia trevisanii DSM 22070 encodes:
- a CDS encoding ABC-F family ATP-binding cassette domain-containing protein, with protein sequence MSLVQFNKVYKQFAGEYILRDVNFTIEEKDKIGLVGVNGAGKSTIIRMLLGEERIDGNENNLNEFGEIVKSGATKIGYLSQNTEFSDEKNTIYEEMMTIFEEERKIWDEIQKVNMLMGTADEDEMEKLINKSAELSYIYEAKNGYEIEYKIKQVLTGLELTGEYENLLLQDLSGGERTRVSLAKLLLSEPDLLILDEPTNHLDLISIEWLEDYLKKYNKAFLLVSHDRIFLDNVCTKIFELENKKLHKYDGNFSSFILQKEMILKGEIKRYEKEQEKIKKMEEYIDRFRAGIKARQAKGRQKILDRIERMEDPVFNPQRMRLKFEAAKMSGENVLKVRNLSKSFDGKKVLNNINFELFRGERVGIIGKNGIGKSTLLKILLDKLPKDTGEIEFGTRLKIGYYDQNHQEFSQESTILQEINNSLDLTEEYLRTLAGGFLFSGDDVQKKISMLSGGERVRVAFLKLYMEKANFLILDEPTNHLDVYSIEVLEDALEDFDGTMLVVSHNRHFLDTVCNTIYCLDENGLTKFKGNYEDYKESLKTAKSDSQGTDIETKEEKKLSYQEQKEQSRKIAKLNRDIEKLEKEMEKITEIRENLNAEYEKAGKENNVEKLMEVQEKLDRLEEEEMEKMEEWDVKSGELESLE encoded by the coding sequence ATGAGTTTAGTTCAGTTTAACAAGGTATATAAGCAATTTGCAGGGGAATATATTTTGAGAGATGTTAATTTTACGATTGAAGAAAAGGATAAGATTGGGCTTGTGGGCGTAAATGGGGCTGGAAAGTCTACGATTATCAGGATGCTTTTGGGAGAAGAGCGGATTGATGGGAATGAGAATAATCTTAATGAGTTTGGGGAAATTGTGAAAAGTGGGGCTACCAAAATTGGGTATTTGTCGCAGAATACCGAGTTTTCAGATGAAAAAAATACGATTTATGAGGAAATGATGACTATTTTTGAGGAAGAGAGAAAAATTTGGGACGAGATTCAGAAGGTTAATATGCTTATGGGAACAGCAGATGAGGATGAAATGGAAAAGCTGATTAACAAGTCTGCTGAACTTTCTTATATTTACGAGGCAAAAAATGGTTATGAGATTGAATACAAGATTAAACAGGTGCTTACAGGGCTTGAGCTTACTGGGGAATACGAGAATTTGCTATTGCAGGATTTGAGCGGTGGAGAAAGGACACGTGTTTCGCTTGCAAAACTGCTTTTATCTGAACCTGACTTGCTGATTCTGGACGAGCCAACAAACCATCTGGACTTGATTTCGATTGAGTGGCTTGAGGATTATTTGAAAAAGTATAATAAGGCGTTTTTGCTTGTTTCTCACGATAGAATATTTTTGGATAATGTCTGTACAAAAATTTTTGAGTTGGAAAATAAAAAATTGCATAAGTATGATGGCAACTTTTCATCGTTTATTCTTCAAAAAGAGATGATTTTGAAGGGGGAAATCAAGAGATATGAGAAGGAACAGGAAAAAATTAAGAAAATGGAGGAATATATTGACAGATTTCGAGCTGGAATAAAGGCAAGACAGGCGAAAGGACGACAAAAAATACTGGATAGAATTGAGAGAATGGAAGATCCTGTATTTAATCCGCAAAGAATGAGGCTAAAATTTGAAGCGGCTAAAATGAGCGGGGAAAATGTGCTAAAAGTTAGAAATTTGTCTAAAAGCTTTGATGGGAAAAAAGTTTTGAATAATATAAATTTTGAACTTTTCCGTGGAGAAAGAGTAGGAATTATTGGGAAAAATGGGATTGGGAAATCTACACTTCTAAAAATACTTTTGGATAAGTTGCCGAAGGATACAGGGGAAATTGAGTTTGGAACAAGGCTAAAAATCGGATATTATGATCAGAATCATCAGGAATTTTCACAGGAAAGCACAATTTTACAGGAAATAAATAATTCACTTGATTTGACGGAAGAATACTTGCGAACACTCGCAGGTGGATTTTTGTTTTCAGGCGACGATGTACAGAAAAAAATCAGTATGCTAAGCGGTGGGGAAAGAGTTCGTGTGGCATTTTTGAAACTTTACATGGAAAAAGCCAACTTTTTGATTTTAGATGAGCCTACAAACCATCTGGATGTTTATTCCATCGAAGTGCTGGAGGACGCTTTGGAGGATTTTGACGGAACAATGCTAGTTGTTTCCCACAACAGACACTTTTTAGACACAGTCTGTAACACAATTTACTGCCTTGATGAAAACGGATTGACAAAATTCAAAGGAAATTACGAAGACTATAAAGAAAGCCTAAAAACAGCAAAATCAGATTCTCAAGGAACAGACATCGAAACGAAGGAAGAGAAAAAACTCTCATATCAGGAGCAGAAGGAGCAGTCAAGAAAAATCGCAAAATTGAACCGTGATATTGAGAAACTGGAAAAGGAAATGGAAAAAATCACAGAAATTAGAGAAAACTTGAATGCTGAATACGAAAAAGCTGGAAAAGAAAATAATGTGGAAAAACTTATGGAAGTGCAGGAAAAACTGGACAGGCTGGAAGAAGAAGAGATGGAGAAGATGGAAGAGTGGGATGTGAAAAGTGGGGAGTTGGAGAGTTTGGAATAG
- a CDS encoding MFS transporter, producing MDKEHSIENTKKYAILEVMFFNGYSVGMQSFVLLSLAIYFNMSSFFISIVSSLPTAGYLLQIFTKRVNLLLGSRKRTMVIAATVSRLVICVMPFAVLFDIRRQEVYFAVMLIYALVSPFSNNVWTAVMTKIIDKRERGKYFGKRNLFSSLSTVVYTLFYGYVLSMPDRKNAMLILTTAMSLSAIGSAIFMCLHYVPDSERNMKKVSIKTAFKNKNFVVYLKFASVWLFTWEFLKPMTEYYRIKILGVNTMFISQMGVLTAILSSVLYLVYGKLSDKYGNKTMLRMGIFFTTYYVLTYFSMTQDNKMSMLFAAAVIDAIGFTAITLSLLNLMMEVSGEPADAYVGAYAMVSGLSAILAGLFGGILGKFINNGVIYIFGEQFYTIRFAFVIGFILRLFSLLELTRVYSFEKTFVYAGGSSRIKSMFSKIMFSGSRYVIHSNKGKNEDSDEKENDVSGEENVNGKSDESREEL from the coding sequence ATGGATAAGGAACATTCAATAGAAAATACGAAAAAATATGCGATACTGGAGGTTATGTTCTTTAACGGGTATTCAGTTGGGATGCAGAGTTTTGTACTTTTGAGTTTGGCGATTTATTTTAATATGAGTTCTTTTTTTATATCAATTGTATCATCATTGCCAACTGCGGGATATTTACTGCAGATATTTACTAAGCGGGTAAATCTTCTGCTTGGGAGCAGAAAAAGGACGATGGTGATAGCGGCGACTGTTTCAAGGCTGGTTATTTGTGTTATGCCTTTTGCTGTTCTTTTTGATATAAGAAGGCAGGAAGTCTATTTTGCGGTAATGCTTATTTACGCTCTTGTTTCGCCTTTTTCAAATAACGTCTGGACAGCTGTGATGACGAAGATTATTGATAAAAGGGAAAGGGGAAAATATTTTGGGAAACGTAATTTGTTTTCATCGTTGTCTACTGTGGTTTACACTTTGTTTTATGGATATGTCTTATCAATGCCAGACAGGAAAAATGCAATGCTTATCTTGACAACGGCAATGTCACTTTCAGCAATAGGTTCAGCAATATTTATGTGTCTTCATTATGTGCCTGATTCAGAAAGAAATATGAAAAAAGTGAGCATAAAGACAGCATTTAAAAATAAAAATTTTGTCGTTTATCTAAAATTTGCTTCTGTGTGGCTGTTTACATGGGAATTTCTAAAGCCAATGACAGAATATTACAGGATAAAAATACTTGGTGTAAATACAATGTTTATTTCCCAAATGGGAGTTTTAACAGCGATATTGTCAAGTGTACTTTATCTAGTTTATGGGAAATTGTCTGATAAATACGGAAACAAGACAATGCTTAGAATGGGAATATTTTTTACAACATATTATGTGCTTACGTATTTTTCAATGACTCAGGATAATAAAATGTCAATGCTTTTTGCAGCCGCAGTAATTGATGCGATAGGATTTACAGCGATAACATTAAGTTTATTAAATTTGATGATGGAAGTTTCAGGAGAGCCTGCTGATGCTTATGTGGGAGCTTATGCGATGGTTTCAGGGCTTTCAGCAATATTGGCAGGATTGTTTGGTGGGATACTGGGAAAATTTATAAATAATGGGGTAATTTATATTTTCGGAGAACAATTTTACACAATAAGATTTGCCTTTGTTATAGGATTTATTTTAAGATTGTTTTCATTGCTGGAATTAACAAGGGTTTATTCATTTGAAAAAACATTTGTGTACGCTGGGGGAAGCAGCCGTATAAAAAGCATGTTTTCAAAAATAATGTTTTCAGGCTCAAGATACGTTATTCATTCTAATAAAGGAAAAAACGAGGATTCTGATGAAAAGGAGAATGATGTAAGTGGAGAAGAGAATGTCAATGGTAAATCTGATGAAAGTAGGGAAGAGTTATAA
- a CDS encoding single-stranded DNA-binding protein: protein MNVVILMGRMTRDPELKYTSGGKAFANFSLAVQKTRDEVEFIDCTVWEKTAETIAEYFRKGNRILVQGRLSVSSYEQNGEKRRMTRVVVNSFEFVESAGNSGNSGGYQQNQSFNNNNSKPVQNDTFDNDNDDMDDDEEFPF from the coding sequence ATGAATGTAGTAATACTGATGGGAAGAATGACAAGAGATCCTGAGTTAAAATATACTTCAGGAGGAAAAGCATTTGCAAATTTTTCATTAGCTGTGCAAAAAACAAGAGATGAAGTGGAATTTATTGACTGTACGGTATGGGAAAAAACAGCTGAAACAATTGCTGAATATTTTAGAAAAGGTAACAGGATTCTTGTACAGGGACGTTTAAGCGTAAGCAGTTACGAACAGAACGGTGAAAAAAGAAGAATGACAAGAGTTGTTGTAAACAGCTTTGAATTTGTTGAAAGTGCAGGAAATTCTGGGAATAGTGGTGGATACCAACAAAACCAATCTTTTAACAATAATAACAGTAAACCAGTACAAAATGACACTTTTGACAATGATAATGATGATATGGATGATGATGAAGAGTTTCCATTTTAA
- the crcB gene encoding fluoride efflux transporter CrcB yields the protein MKFLMVGIGGGIGAILRYLISAVPLKVSFPVQTFVTNVLGAILIGVVVEVVAGREISENWNLFLKVGICGGFTTFSTFSLETYNLIEKGNTGIALGYAVLSVVLSVVGVFIGRGIVRVA from the coding sequence ATGAAATTTTTGATGGTTGGAATTGGTGGGGGAATTGGGGCGATTCTTCGTTATTTGATTAGTGCTGTGCCCCTGAAAGTGAGTTTTCCTGTACAGACTTTTGTTACGAATGTTTTGGGCGCAATATTGATTGGGGTTGTTGTTGAGGTGGTGGCTGGCAGGGAGATTTCGGAGAATTGGAATTTGTTTTTGAAAGTGGGAATTTGTGGTGGATTTACTACATTTTCTACGTTTTCGCTGGAAACGTATAATTTGATTGAGAAGGGAAATACTGGGATTGCATTGGGATATGCGGTTTTGAGTGTTGTGCTGTCGGTTGTGGGGGTTTTTATTGGAAGAGGGATTGTTAGAGTGGCATAA
- the rpsR gene encoding 30S ribosomal protein S18: MRAKPVTEFKRRKRRPKVKFKVEDINYKNVELLKNFMNDKGKISPARVTGLEAKVQRKIAKAIKRARQIALMPYTKIEK; the protein is encoded by the coding sequence ATGAGAGCTAAACCAGTTACAGAATTTAAAAGAAGAAAAAGACGTCCAAAAGTTAAATTTAAAGTAGAAGACATTAATTATAAAAACGTTGAATTGTTAAAAAACTTTATGAATGATAAAGGAAAAATCTCTCCAGCTAGAGTAACAGGATTAGAAGCTAAAGTTCAAAGAAAAATTGCTAAAGCAATCAAAAGAGCTAGACAAATCGCTTTAATGCCTTACACAAAAATTGAAAAATAA
- a CDS encoding cell division protein FtsQ/DivIB codes for MKKSVKVLILLFLLAGMMFFGKRFVDTDYFKIQEVLIEGQSKLLKQDIAAQLEQMKGKNIVYLNTSEIENLIKTDVRVKKVSVKKLFPSKIEVTLEEREPYAYVKKGDKTLLADKDLNIYGDILEDPSKNIPVIDYTSDESLNQIKTILSKIKNKDFYAMISEIRQSEKNYEIILNNNVKIITDTLVTEKKYNDAYKLYEKIKKERPVTSMDLRFIDIVVKGE; via the coding sequence ATGAAAAAGTCAGTTAAGGTACTAATTTTATTATTTTTATTGGCAGGAATGATGTTTTTTGGTAAAAGATTTGTAGATACGGATTATTTTAAAATTCAGGAAGTTCTAATAGAGGGGCAATCAAAATTATTAAAACAGGATATAGCTGCTCAGCTGGAACAGATGAAAGGTAAAAATATTGTGTATCTGAACACCAGTGAAATTGAAAATCTTATAAAAACCGACGTGAGAGTAAAAAAAGTATCGGTAAAAAAACTTTTTCCAAGTAAAATAGAGGTAACTCTGGAAGAAAGGGAACCTTACGCATATGTGAAAAAGGGAGATAAAACGCTTTTAGCAGATAAAGATTTGAATATATACGGCGATATTTTAGAAGATCCTTCAAAAAATATTCCTGTAATAGATTACACAAGTGATGAAAGTTTAAATCAGATAAAAACAATACTTTCTAAAATAAAAAATAAAGATTTTTATGCTATGATTTCAGAAATACGGCAATCTGAGAAAAATTATGAAATAATACTTAATAATAATGTAAAAATTATAACAGATACTTTAGTAACGGAAAAAAAATATAATGATGCATATAAGCTATACGAAAAAATAAAAAAAGAAAGACCTGTGACTTCTATGGATTTAAGATTTATAGATATTGTTGTGAAAGGCGAATAA
- the ftsZ gene encoding cell division protein FtsZ, with product MDNFSNAAKLKVVGVGGAGGNAINDMIESNITTVDFIAINTDQQDLDRSKAPIKVLLGRGMGAGADPEKGRIAAKESEEKIKEVLEGTDMLFITAGMGGGTGTGASPIIAEVAKAMGILTVAIVTKPFSFEGPLKKNNAAVGIDNLRENVDTLIAIPNDRLFEIPGMNISLMNAFKEANGVLKMGIKGISDLITKQGIVNLDFADVKSIMQNSGIAMLGFGEANGDEKAKSATAQALNSPLLEKSIEGARKILINVTAGPDIGLQEIQEVAQTIAEKAGHDKANLLWGYIMEPELEGTISVSLVATDFQEEFLTANPEASRTIRFAPEEEKTDAENKTEETDEENNYQNEEDGYEEDKEEDDNFVLPPFFEE from the coding sequence ATGGATAACTTTAGTAATGCAGCGAAACTGAAAGTAGTAGGAGTAGGTGGAGCAGGTGGAAATGCAATAAACGATATGATTGAAAGTAATATAACGACTGTTGATTTTATAGCAATAAACACAGATCAGCAGGATTTAGATAGATCAAAGGCACCTATAAAAGTTCTTTTAGGACGAGGAATGGGAGCTGGAGCGGATCCTGAAAAAGGGAGGATTGCGGCAAAGGAATCAGAAGAAAAAATAAAAGAAGTGCTGGAAGGGACAGATATGCTGTTTATAACTGCTGGAATGGGTGGTGGAACAGGTACAGGAGCATCTCCAATAATTGCTGAAGTTGCAAAAGCAATGGGAATTTTAACTGTAGCAATTGTTACAAAACCATTTAGTTTTGAAGGGCCATTAAAGAAAAATAATGCTGCAGTTGGAATTGATAATTTAAGAGAAAATGTAGATACATTAATTGCTATCCCAAATGATAGACTTTTTGAAATACCGGGAATGAATATTTCATTGATGAATGCCTTTAAAGAAGCAAATGGTGTTTTGAAAATGGGAATAAAAGGAATTTCTGACTTGATTACAAAACAGGGAATTGTAAACTTGGATTTTGCAGATGTAAAATCTATTATGCAAAATTCAGGAATTGCAATGTTAGGATTTGGAGAAGCAAATGGTGACGAAAAAGCTAAGAGTGCAACTGCACAGGCATTAAACAGCCCACTGCTGGAAAAATCCATCGAAGGAGCAAGAAAAATCTTGATAAACGTTACAGCAGGGCCAGATATTGGGTTACAGGAAATACAGGAAGTGGCTCAGACAATCGCAGAAAAAGCGGGGCATGACAAGGCTAACTTATTATGGGGATACATTATGGAGCCTGAATTGGAAGGAACAATAAGTGTATCATTGGTAGCAACAGATTTTCAGGAAGAATTTTTGACAGCTAATCCAGAGGCTTCAAGAACAATTAGATTTGCACCGGAAGAAGAAAAAACAGACGCAGAAAATAAAACAGAAGAAACTGATGAAGAAAATAATTATCAAAATGAAGAAGATGGTTACGAAGAAGACAAAGAAGAGGATGATAATTTTGTATTGCCGCCATTTTTTGAAGAGTAA
- a CDS encoding DUF937 domain-containing protein, whose translation MNLEALFGLLQGQDLGKLTEQIGGSSTQVKDGVAAALPAILAAVNKNANNSEKAEGLNNALNQHDGSVLNNLGSYLQNPDLKDGAGILGHLFGNNTQNVANAVSQSSGLDNQGSMKILQTLAPLVLGALGQQKKENNLDVQGIGNLTSNLAANFTGEGGIMSTITNMLDANKDGNVVDDVMGLVGKFFGGKK comes from the coding sequence ATGAATTTAGAAGCATTATTTGGACTTTTACAGGGACAGGATCTAGGAAAATTGACAGAACAGATAGGAGGGAGCAGCACACAGGTAAAAGATGGAGTAGCGGCAGCTTTACCTGCAATATTGGCAGCAGTTAATAAAAATGCAAATAACAGTGAAAAGGCAGAAGGATTGAACAATGCGTTAAATCAGCACGACGGTTCAGTATTAAACAATCTTGGAAGTTATTTGCAAAATCCTGATTTAAAGGATGGTGCAGGAATTTTAGGACATTTGTTTGGAAACAATACACAAAATGTGGCCAATGCCGTTTCACAGTCAAGCGGACTTGATAATCAAGGAAGCATGAAAATCTTACAAACATTGGCTCCACTTGTATTAGGAGCATTGGGACAGCAAAAAAAGGAAAATAATCTGGATGTGCAAGGAATTGGAAACTTAACTTCAAACCTTGCAGCAAACTTCACAGGTGAAGGTGGAATTATGAGCACAATTACAAATATGCTCGATGCAAATAAAGATGGAAACGTAGTGGACGATGTAATGGGATTAGTTGGGAAATTTTTTGGCGGTAAAAAATAG
- the murC gene encoding UDP-N-acetylmuramate--L-alanine ligase, translating into MLTKVNNVYFSGINGIGMSGLAKILAADGFNVAGSDLERKPVTKDMEDMGIKVYIGQVEENVKDKGIDLFVYSTAIRETNPEYKYIVDNNIKKIKRGELLAEIMNRFDGIAVAGTHGKTTTSSMMSVALLEKEPFIVVGGIIPEISSNSQIGNSEYFIAEADESDNSFLYIKPKYSVVTNVEADHLDHHGTFENIKKSFEQFIDSTEKIAILCKDTVEKVGLNIKNKNVVWYSIKDETADIFAKNIRVEDGITSFEVVKKGEDLGTFSLSIPGDHNVANSLPVIYFAHEFKCNMKKVKERILKFKGANRRYQVIYDNNLRIIDDYAHHPTEVKVTINAAHNTEKGKVTVIFQPHRYSRTKFFFDDFVNSLKDADDLILLPIYAASEDNTYGVTSESLAEKIGGNVRVQTQEEIEDIIKNDRNSGNTYVFMGAGSVSRVAHEIANDLKKMEIDG; encoded by the coding sequence TGCAAAAATTTTGGCAGCGGACGGATTTAATGTGGCAGGTTCAGATTTAGAAAGAAAGCCTGTAACTAAAGATATGGAAGATATGGGGATAAAAGTTTATATAGGGCAAGTGGAAGAAAATGTAAAGGACAAGGGAATAGATTTATTCGTATATTCTACAGCAATAAGAGAAACAAATCCAGAATATAAATATATCGTTGATAATAATATAAAAAAAATAAAAAGAGGAGAGCTGCTTGCTGAAATAATGAACAGATTCGATGGAATCGCTGTGGCAGGAACTCACGGGAAGACTACTACAAGCTCAATGATGAGTGTGGCACTTTTGGAAAAGGAGCCATTTATAGTAGTTGGAGGAATTATTCCAGAAATAAGCAGTAACAGTCAGATTGGTAATTCAGAATATTTTATTGCCGAAGCCGATGAAAGTGACAATTCATTTTTATACATAAAACCAAAATATTCTGTTGTAACAAATGTGGAAGCTGATCACTTGGATCATCACGGAACTTTTGAAAATATAAAGAAATCATTTGAGCAGTTTATTGACAGTACAGAAAAAATTGCTATTCTTTGTAAAGATACTGTTGAAAAAGTTGGGCTTAATATAAAAAATAAAAATGTAGTCTGGTACAGTATAAAAGACGAAACAGCTGATATTTTTGCCAAAAATATAAGAGTGGAGGATGGAATAACAAGTTTTGAAGTTGTGAAAAAAGGTGAGGATTTGGGGACATTCAGCTTGAGCATTCCTGGAGATCATAATGTTGCAAATTCACTTCCGGTAATTTATTTTGCCCATGAGTTTAAATGTAATATGAAAAAAGTAAAAGAGAGAATCTTAAAATTTAAAGGTGCAAACAGAAGATACCAAGTTATTTATGACAATAATTTGAGAATAATTGATGATTACGCACATCATCCGACAGAAGTAAAAGTAACAATTAATGCGGCACACAATACTGAAAAAGGTAAAGTAACAGTAATTTTCCAGCCTCACCGATACAGCCGTACAAAATTTTTCTTTGATGATTTCGTAAATTCATTAAAAGATGCCGATGACTTGATTCTACTTCCAATATATGCAGCAAGTGAAGATAACACTTATGGTGTAACTTCAGAATCGCTTGCAGAAAAAATTGGAGGAAATGTCAGAGTGCAAACTCAGGAAGAAATAGAAGACATTATAAAAAATGATAGAAATAGTGGAAATACTTATGTATTCATGGGAGCTGGAAGTGTATCAAGGGTAGCTCATGAGATTGCAAATGATTTGAAAAAGATGGAAATTGATGGTTAG
- the rpsF gene encoding 30S ribosomal protein S6 → MRNYEIMFILSTQLTDEEKQAGVTFVENTLTAAGATEVKTEIWGDRKLAYPIKKKENGYYVLTTFQADGTRFTEIEAKLNINESLLKYMIVKND, encoded by the coding sequence ATGAGAAATTATGAAATTATGTTTATTTTGTCTACACAATTGACAGATGAAGAAAAACAAGCTGGAGTTACATTTGTAGAAAATACATTGACAGCTGCCGGAGCAACTGAAGTTAAGACAGAAATCTGGGGAGATAGAAAATTAGCTTACCCAATTAAGAAAAAAGAAAACGGATACTACGTTTTAACAACATTCCAGGCAGATGGAACTAGATTTACTGAAATTGAAGCAAAATTAAACATTAACGAATCACTTTTGAAATACATGATTGTTAAAAATGACTAA
- the murB gene encoding UDP-N-acetylmuramate dehydrogenase, producing the protein MEIIKNAKMKEYSNMKVGGTAKELIFIDDKNELKEVLQTRNNIFLLGNGTNTLINDGNLDISFLSLKRLKNITVEEKKGDYDLIRVEAGLDLNDLIDFMEKNNYTGLENITGIPGSVGGLVNMNGGAYGTEIFDCIEEVEVCKNDGEIVKIKTTDLNFKYRTTEIKENKWIVISALFKFGFGFDKAASDDKREQRKVKHPLDLPNLGSTFKNPKGTFAARLISDADLKGYRVGDVAVSPKHPNFITNLGNATFNDVISVIEHVKEVVFEKFGVKLETEIIILKG; encoded by the coding sequence ATGGAAATAATAAAAAATGCCAAGATGAAGGAATATTCAAATATGAAAGTTGGCGGAACTGCAAAAGAGCTTATTTTCATAGATGATAAAAATGAATTAAAAGAAGTTTTACAAACTAGAAATAACATTTTTCTTTTAGGAAATGGAACAAATACTCTTATTAATGATGGAAATTTAGATATAAGTTTTTTATCATTAAAAAGATTAAAAAATATAACAGTTGAAGAAAAAAAAGGCGATTATGATTTGATAAGAGTGGAAGCTGGACTGGATTTGAATGATCTAATAGATTTTATGGAAAAAAATAATTATACAGGGTTAGAGAATATTACTGGTATTCCAGGATCTGTTGGTGGGCTTGTAAATATGAATGGTGGAGCTTACGGGACAGAGATTTTTGATTGTATTGAAGAAGTGGAAGTTTGTAAAAATGATGGAGAAATTGTAAAAATTAAGACAACAGACTTGAACTTTAAATATAGAACTACCGAAATCAAGGAAAATAAATGGATTGTAATTTCTGCCCTTTTCAAATTTGGATTTGGGTTTGACAAGGCTGCTTCAGATGATAAAAGAGAACAGAGAAAAGTAAAACATCCATTAGATTTACCTAATTTAGGAAGTACATTCAAAAATCCGAAAGGGACATTTGCGGCAAGACTTATTTCTGATGCTGATTTAAAGGGATATAGAGTTGGAGATGTGGCAGTTTCACCAAAACATCCAAACTTTATAACAAATTTAGGAAATGCCACTTTTAATGATGTTATTTCCGTTATTGAACATGTAAAGGAAGTTGTCTTTGAAAAATTTGGAGTAAAGCTGGAAACAGAAATAATAATATTAAAAGGTTAA